From the genome of Onthophagus taurus isolate NC chromosome 5, IU_Otau_3.0, whole genome shotgun sequence, one region includes:
- the LOC111424632 gene encoding KRAB-A domain-containing protein 2-like has protein sequence MRKCVKFGITITSFAKLLLEEVTTAKITAKKTPRDYWLLRRYDFLTIDQNSKLIFPVKDTGSNILYYVCDNELFDVLHEAHIRIGHGGRDRMMKEVWSHYKNITRKDIETYIQLCEPCQQKQKGIKKGITVKPIISSEFNSRCQVDLIDFQSQPDGENKFILVYQDHLTKFVVLRPLKSKRAEEVAYTLLDIFTLLGAPAILQSDNGREFSNKIIENLKTYWPTLKIIHGKPRHSQSQGSVERANQDIENMLTTWMQDNDNSHWSEGIRFVQLMKNRAFHAGIKQTPYEALFGCKVKVGLSLPNHFTRSVETEEDLEKIIQDLDQIKADPKASTFKPCEVNIEKSQASNNNLEQCEISKQPLASAQDKKCSVCSQETSGAHTCRICGWMCHSHNLRCC, from the coding sequence ATGCGGAAATGTGTTAAATTCGGGATTACTATTACGTCATTCGCTAAACTGTTGTTAGAAGAGGTCACTACGGCAAAAATAACAGCAAAGAAGACTCCTCGCGATTATTGGCTGTTACGGCGATACGATTTTCTTACTATAGATCAAAATAGTAAACTTATTTTTCCTGTTAAAGATACTGGTAGCAATATACTTTACTACGTATGTGACAACGAGTTATTCGACGTATTGCACGAAGCTCATATAAGAATTGGCCACGGCGGAAGAGACCGCATGATGAAAGAGGTATGGAGTCACTACAAAAACATAACACGTAAGGATATAGAAACCTATATTCAACTTTGTGAACCATGTCAACAAAAGCAAAAAGGCATTAAAAAGGGTATTACTGTAAAGCCTATTATATCATCTGAATTCAACTCCAGATGTCAAGTGGATTTAATAGATTTTCAGTCTCAGCCGGACGGTGAAAACAAATTCATACTAGTTTATCAAGACcacttaacaaaatttgttgttttaagaCCACTCAAATCTAAACGAGCTGAGGAAGTGGCTTACACTTTGTTGGACATATTTACTTTATTAGGTGCCCCTGCCATTCTACAGTCCGACAATGGCAGAGAATTTTctaacaaaattattgaaaacttaaaaacatattggcctactttaaaaattatccatGGTAAGCCCAGGCATTCGCAAAGTCAGGGCAGTGTAGAAAGGGCTAATCAGGATATTGAAAATATGCTGACCACTTGGATGCAAGACAATGATAATTCACATTGGAGTGAGGGTATAAGATTTGTGCAACTCATGAAAAACAGAGCATTTCATGCTGGCATCAAGCAAACTCCTTATGAGGCCCTTTTTGGGTGTAAAGTAAAGGTAGGACTATCGTTGCCAAATCATTTTACGCGAAGCGTCGAAACTGAAGAAGATTTGGAGAAAATCATTCAGGATCTTGACCAGATTAAAGCAGATCCCAAAGCTTCTACGTTTAAACCCTGTGAGGTAAATATAGAGAAAAGTCAAGCCTCTAATAACAATTTGGAACAATGTGAAATAAGTAAGCA